The Candidatus Methylomirabilota bacterium genomic sequence ACATCGCCTCGCAGACCAACCTGGTCGCGCTCAACGCGGCCATCGAGGCCGCGGGCGCGGGCGAGGCGGGGCTGCGCTTCGCCGTGGTCGCGGACGAGGTGCGCAAGCTTGCGGAGCGCTCGGCCAAGGCGACCAAGGACATTGCGGTCCTGATCAAGAACGTCCAGAACGACACGCAGGAAGCCATCGTGGTCATGGAACAGGGTACGCAGGAGGTCGAGTCCGGCTACCGGATGACGGTGCAGGCGGGCGAGAGCCTCAAGGTCATCGCCGACGTCTCCCACCGCTCGGCCGAGCTGGCCCAGGACATCTCCCAGGCGACGCAGCAGCAGGTCCGCGGGGCGGAGAGCGTTGCCCAGGCCATGCAGTCCATCCAGGCCGTGGCGGCCCAGACGGAGCGGGGTGTGCTCGAGGCCCGCCGCACCGTGGACGAGCTCGCCCGGCTTGCCGAGGAGCTCACCGCCAGCCTGGCGCGGTTCAAGCTGGCCGCCTAGGGCCCGCGAATGGCCCGGATCTTGCGTTTATCCAGCCAGGATGATTAAAGACGAGGACAGCGAGTTCATCCTCAGCATCTTCCTGATGGAGGCCTGGGACACCTTGGCCGCCGTCGAGGACGGGATCCGTCGTCTGGCGGCCGGCGAGCCGGTCTCCTCGGGGGTCCTCGATCCCCTCATGGTCGTCGCCCACCGCCTCAAGGGCGCGGCCGCGCTTCACGGCTACCCGGTGGTCTCCGCCGTGGCGCTGGTAATGGAGGAGATAATCGAGGAGCTGCCCGCCGCGCCTGACGGCGAGAGGCCGCGCCGAGTCGAGGTGCTGGCCGAGGTGGTCGCCACGGTCAAGCGTATGCTCGAGACGATCGGCGACGACGGGCGGGAGGACGTGGACGCTGTCGTCCGTCTCCGTGCTCGCCATCCGGAGCTGTTCGCGCCTCCGGCTGCCCTCGAGCCCGTGCCGGCGCGCGTCCGCCTCACCGAGCCCGGGCCCGCCGCGAGGCTCGATCCTCTTCCTGCGTCTCCGTCACCACCCCCAGCGCCGTCACGCGATGAACCCCCCGATGATCCCTCCGATGAACCCCCCGATGAACCCATGGTGGTGACCGAGCACGCGCCGCAAGGCGGCCGTGCGGCTTCTTCCGGTCCTTCGGCTCTTTCTCCGGCGGCGGCTCTTTCTCCGGCGGCGGCCCCCGCGGTGCCCGAGGCGCCCGAGGCGCCAGCAGTCCCTCTCGAGGAAGCCGTGGCGGACGGGCTGCTGCGCGAGCTCGAGCGCTTCTTCGCGGAGCACGCCGAGTCCGTGCCGTACTTCGCTCCCGAGGCCGCAGAGCACCTCGAGGTGATGACGCGCTCGCTCCTGGCGCTGGAGCAGCGAGCCGAGCCCGCGCAGGACGAGGTCGCGAGCCTCTTCCGCGCCGTCCACACGCTCAAGGGCGCGGCGTACACGGTCGGCTGCGCGCCCGTGGGTGACGTCGCCCACCGCATCGAGGATCTCCTCGAAGGTGTGCGCGACGGGCGGCTCTCCCTTTCGCCTGCCGTTATCGAGGCGGTTTTCGGTGGTGTGGATGCGCTCCGGCTGCTCCTCGGCAGCGCGTCGGTGATCTCGCCGAGCGTGCGCGCCGTCGTCCAGCGCACGCTCGACACCCTCGACGCCCTGCGGCCCGCTCCGGCCCCGCTCGAGGCCAAGCCCGTCCATGGGGCAGAGCTGCCAGTCCATGGGGTAGAGATGGAGGAAGAGCTGATGGCGGCCGAGCCCGCGGGGATCGCTCACGTCGCGCCCGCGCCCCCGCGCCCGCGCTTCGTGCCGCCGCCGCCCGCGGTCCCGGCGCCCGTGGCCGGAGACCGGCGCGGGCGCGAGTCCCAAGAGGGACGGCCCAGCATCCGCGTCAACCTCGACCGGCTCGATTCGCTGATGAACCTGGTCGGCGAGCTTGTCATCGCGCGAAGCCGTCTCGACCAGCGCTTCGCCCAGATCGAGCGCGTCAACGAGCTCTTGGCCTTCAGCCGTGGGAGGATGACGCAGACGGTGCGTGACTTCGAGGAGAAGCACCGCTACACCCAGCTGCCGCCGGCAAGCGCGGCCGCGGGCGGCGAGGCGGGCGGTGAGGGCCGGCAGGCGGCCGACGAAGCCGGCGTCACCGAGCCGCTGTCCAAGCTCTTCGCTGAGCTCGAGTTCGACCGGTACGACGACTTCAACATCTTCGCCCGGAGCGTGGACGAGATCTCGGCCGACGTCTCGGAGATCCAGGCCCAGCTGACGGGGCTCATCCGCAGCGTCGGGGAGGACACGGCCCACGTCCAGCGCCTGACGGCCAGCCTGCGCTCCCAGGTGACGCGCGCCCGCATGGTGCCGATCGGGCGGCTCTTCGCGCGCTTCACCCGGCCGGCCCGCGAGGCCGCGCGCGCGGCCGGCAAGAGCGTCGCGCTCCAGCTCTCCGGCGAGGCCGTCGAGGTGGACAACGCCGTCATCGAGCAGATCGCGGACCCGCTGCTTCACCTCGTGCGCAACGCCATCGACCACGGCATCGAGACCGACGAGGAGCGGCGCGCGGCAGGAAAGCCCACGCGCGCGACGGTGTCGCTCTCGGCCTTCCACCAGGGCAGCTTCGTCCAAGTCCAGGTCGCCGACGACGGGCGGGGGATGGATCCCGTCCTCCTGCGCGAGCGGGCCGTGCGCCAGGGCTTCCTGTCGCCCGAGGCGGCTCGCGCGCTCGGCGACCGCGAGGCGCTCACGCTGGTCTTCCTGCCCGGGTTCAGCACGGCCGGCGAGGTGACCGCCACCTCGGGGCGGGGCGTCGGCATGGACGTGGTCCGCACCAACGTCAGCCGGCTCCATGGCGAGATTGATCTCCAGTCCGAGCCCGGCGCGGGTACGCGCATCACGATCAAGCTGCCTCTGACGGTCGTCATCTCCGACGCGCTCCTGGTCCGGTCGGGCGGCGAGACCTTCGCGGTGCCGATGAACGCCATCCGCAGCATCGTGCAGGTGCGCCCCGCGGAGATCGAGCAGGCGGGAGACCGCGAGCGCGTCGTGGTCGAGGAGGAGGCGGTGGAGCTGATCCGCCTCGACCGAGTCCTCGCGCTGCCCGCCGGCCGCCCCCCGGCGCGGCAGCCCGTCCTCGTCTTCCGCTCGGGCGTGCGCCCGCTCGCTGTCGCTGTGGACGAGCTCGTCGGCAAAGAGGACGTCGTCATCAAGAGCCTCGGCGGGCTCCTCGAGCGCGTCGGGCCGTTCGCGGGCGCGACGATCTCCGGCGCCGGGCGGGTCATCCTGCTGGTGGACCCGTCACGATTGGCGGAGGGGGCTGAGGCCTCGCGGCAGGCGGGCCGGGCCACGGCCGACGCGCGTGGGCGCGGGGCAGGGCACGGGCGCGCTGAGGCCCCGGCGCGGCGCATTCTCCTCGTGGACGACTCGATCAGCATCCGGAAGTTCGT encodes the following:
- a CDS encoding Hpt domain-containing protein, producing the protein MIKDEDSEFILSIFLMEAWDTLAAVEDGIRRLAAGEPVSSGVLDPLMVVAHRLKGAAALHGYPVVSAVALVMEEIIEELPAAPDGERPRRVEVLAEVVATVKRMLETIGDDGREDVDAVVRLRARHPELFAPPAALEPVPARVRLTEPGPAARLDPLPASPSPPPAPSRDEPPDDPSDEPPDEPMVVTEHAPQGGRAASSGPSALSPAAALSPAAAPAVPEAPEAPAVPLEEAVADGLLRELERFFAEHAESVPYFAPEAAEHLEVMTRSLLALEQRAEPAQDEVASLFRAVHTLKGAAYTVGCAPVGDVAHRIEDLLEGVRDGRLSLSPAVIEAVFGGVDALRLLLGSASVISPSVRAVVQRTLDTLDALRPAPAPLEAKPVHGAELPVHGVEMEEELMAAEPAGIAHVAPAPPRPRFVPPPPAVPAPVAGDRRGRESQEGRPSIRVNLDRLDSLMNLVGELVIARSRLDQRFAQIERVNELLAFSRGRMTQTVRDFEEKHRYTQLPPASAAAGGEAGGEGRQAADEAGVTEPLSKLFAELEFDRYDDFNIFARSVDEISADVSEIQAQLTGLIRSVGEDTAHVQRLTASLRSQVTRARMVPIGRLFARFTRPAREAARAAGKSVALQLSGEAVEVDNAVIEQIADPLLHLVRNAIDHGIETDEERRAAGKPTRATVSLSAFHQGSFVQVQVADDGRGMDPVLLRERAVRQGFLSPEAARALGDREALTLVFLPGFSTAGEVTATSGRGVGMDVVRTNVSRLHGEIDLQSEPGAGTRITIKLPLTVVISDALLVRSGGETFAVPMNAIRSIVQVRPAEIEQAGDRERVVVEEEAVELIRLDRVLALPAGRPPARQPVLVFRSGVRPLAVAVDELVGKEDVVIKSLGGLLERVGPFAGATISGAGRVILLVDPSRLAEGAEASRQAGRATADARGRGAGHGRAEAPARRILLVDDSISIRKFVGQMLEKAGFEVITASDGAEALRRLGATVVDAVVTDLEMPRISGYELIEDLRARASTRALPVVVLTTRAGAKHVNLARRLGIAHYVTKPVDEGAFVRLIVSLTARSAGHEPTEARP